From the genome of Novosphingobium sp. TH158, one region includes:
- the glpX gene encoding class II fructose-bisphosphatase, translating to MTATPASSVLDRVLVLEMVRVTEAAAIAASKLVGRGDEKAADAAAVEAMRKAFDELEIDGTVVIGEGERDEAPMLYIGEKVGGAQGTGPKIDIALDPLEGTTITAKAGPNALAVLACAEEGNLLNAPDVYMDKLAVGPGYPEGIIDLAKSPTENVKAVAAAKGVEPHEIIVCVLDRPRHAELIAELRGLGCGVVLIGDGDVAGVIAVTNEDTTIDMYMGSGGAPEGVLAAAALRCVGGQFNGRLLFRNDDERARARKWGIEDLNKIYTRDELAKGDCIFAATGVTDGSLLDGVKRRKDGTMTTHTVVMRASTGTVRWVKAEHRRVR from the coding sequence ATGACCGCAACACCCGCCAGCTCGGTTCTCGACCGCGTCCTCGTCCTCGAAATGGTCCGCGTGACCGAAGCTGCCGCGATCGCCGCGAGCAAGCTTGTCGGCCGCGGTGATGAAAAGGCCGCCGATGCCGCCGCCGTAGAAGCCATGCGCAAGGCTTTCGACGAGCTTGAGATCGACGGCACCGTGGTGATCGGTGAAGGCGAACGCGACGAAGCCCCGATGCTGTACATCGGCGAGAAGGTGGGCGGCGCGCAGGGCACCGGCCCCAAGATCGACATCGCGCTCGATCCGCTGGAAGGCACGACCATCACCGCCAAGGCCGGCCCGAACGCCCTTGCCGTGCTGGCCTGCGCCGAGGAAGGCAACCTGCTCAACGCGCCCGACGTCTACATGGACAAGCTGGCGGTTGGCCCGGGCTATCCCGAAGGCATCATCGACCTTGCCAAGAGCCCGACCGAGAACGTGAAGGCGGTGGCCGCCGCCAAGGGCGTCGAGCCGCACGAAATCATCGTCTGCGTGCTTGACCGTCCCCGCCACGCCGAGCTGATCGCCGAACTGCGCGGCCTGGGCTGCGGCGTCGTGCTGATCGGCGATGGCGACGTTGCCGGCGTGATCGCGGTGACCAACGAGGATACCACGATCGACATGTACATGGGTTCGGGCGGCGCACCGGAAGGCGTGCTGGCCGCGGCAGCCCTGCGCTGCGTGGGCGGGCAGTTCAATGGCCGCCTGCTGTTCCGCAACGACGACGAGCGCGCCCGCGCCCGCAAGTGGGGCATCGAAGACCTCAACAAGATCTACACCCGCGACGAGCTGGCCAAGGGCGACTGCATCTTCGCCGCCACCGGGGTGACCGACGGTTCGCTGCTCGATGGCGTGAAGCGCCGCAAGGATGGCACGATGACCACGCACACCGTGGTGATGCGCGCCAGCACCGGCACCGTGCGCTGGGTCAAGGCGGAGCACCGCCGGGTCCGCTGA
- a CDS encoding TonB-dependent receptor domain-containing protein, with protein MKAHHSIRPAIRSGIALSTLALAIALPAAARAQDAAEEAAADEEIVVTGTNIRGQAPVGSNAISLGESKLEEVAAQSSNELLASIPQVTNYFNRVPIADLGIAVNQIQISRPNIRNLSSPNAASSPTLILVDGHRVATAGVNQASVDPDLIPTGAIARVDVVTEGGSAIYGADAVAGVINFVTHKRFDGVKVSGHYGFADDYWQWDGSITAGKTWETGSAWVSYSYTKNDSLYGRDRDYIQNVDWSVASLPGRDLNCAKPNLAVNTVINATGGVFSSNSYAFPGLVAGTANRCDLGEDATIVPEAERHGVIGGLTWDFGDRTSVDVRAYWSQRKTHASSIMNASVNINANNPTVASSLPAGVALGPGVLFGFLPVTTVAAVNFSFEPLSGKDSARADTMIRQWGANAELKHDLNDDWQLRALANWSQSDSRFELTRPNSTRLNAAGAPSAPATAAASFNPFNLASNNAALVADILDNMIAGRAEDRLLNGRLIAEGKLLELPGGDVRVAMGYEFMNDKLTKRFGSDIRIGTLGSVAPNTYSRDVHSLFGEMVLPVLSDGNGGSMLTLSAQGRYDHYSDFGSTFNPKIGATLKPASWLTIRGNWGTSFTAPTPLDQLGSLSGSISLFPFVPFVKPGTTTLPGTNNAIAFQGSQPNLKPQEADTWSIGLDIEPMDGLRVSANYYNVKFTNILGTPTPGTGIFAEFPSNVAYDVNGLTSSQINAFFGTLAPALQTQLTAAIAAAGGGRIVELVDFRVGNFGVLKVEGIDFALNYAHKTDWGGFDMGMNFNAPLKRVQQASPTAAESNQLQRDTSKLQLQLVAGLDVGKFRAQATWNHSKGYPITPTTAVVPQSRVDSFNTLNLFFKYDVPGDGMFKDLSFTLNVNNVTDAEPPVLRRNGQNENGFANGFTLGRMFVLGASKKF; from the coding sequence ATGAAGGCTCACCATTCCATTCGTCCGGCAATCCGTTCGGGCATCGCATTGTCCACGCTGGCGCTCGCCATCGCACTGCCGGCCGCCGCTCGCGCGCAGGATGCGGCAGAGGAAGCCGCTGCCGACGAGGAAATCGTCGTTACCGGCACCAACATCCGCGGCCAGGCCCCGGTGGGTTCCAACGCGATCTCGCTGGGTGAAAGCAAGCTTGAGGAAGTTGCCGCGCAGTCGTCGAACGAACTGCTCGCCTCGATCCCGCAGGTGACCAACTACTTCAACCGCGTACCGATTGCCGATCTGGGCATCGCGGTGAACCAGATCCAGATTTCGCGCCCGAACATCCGCAACCTGTCCTCGCCGAATGCCGCCAGCTCGCCGACGCTGATCCTGGTCGACGGCCACCGCGTCGCCACGGCCGGCGTCAACCAGGCCTCGGTCGATCCCGACCTGATCCCGACCGGCGCGATCGCCCGCGTCGACGTGGTCACCGAAGGCGGCTCGGCGATCTACGGCGCCGATGCAGTCGCCGGCGTGATCAACTTCGTCACCCACAAGCGTTTCGACGGCGTCAAGGTTTCGGGCCACTATGGCTTTGCCGATGATTACTGGCAGTGGGACGGATCGATCACCGCGGGCAAGACCTGGGAAACCGGTTCGGCCTGGGTTTCCTATTCCTACACCAAGAACGATTCGCTCTATGGCCGCGACCGTGACTACATCCAGAATGTCGACTGGAGCGTCGCCAGCCTGCCGGGTCGTGACCTGAACTGCGCCAAGCCGAACCTTGCGGTGAACACCGTGATCAACGCCACGGGCGGCGTGTTCTCCTCGAACTCCTACGCTTTCCCCGGCCTCGTCGCAGGAACGGCCAACCGCTGCGACCTTGGCGAAGATGCAACCATCGTGCCCGAGGCTGAACGCCACGGCGTGATCGGCGGCCTGACCTGGGACTTCGGCGACCGCACCTCGGTAGACGTGCGCGCCTACTGGAGCCAGCGCAAGACTCACGCCTCCTCGATCATGAACGCCTCGGTCAACATCAACGCCAACAACCCGACCGTGGCGAGCTCGCTGCCGGCCGGCGTGGCGCTTGGACCGGGCGTGCTGTTCGGCTTCCTGCCGGTGACCACGGTTGCCGCGGTCAACTTCAGCTTCGAGCCGCTGTCGGGCAAGGACAGCGCCCGCGCCGACACGATGATCCGCCAGTGGGGTGCCAATGCCGAACTGAAGCATGACCTCAACGACGACTGGCAGCTTCGCGCTCTCGCCAACTGGAGCCAGAGCGACAGCCGCTTCGAGCTGACCCGCCCGAACAGCACCCGCCTGAACGCAGCCGGTGCGCCGTCGGCCCCGGCGACTGCCGCGGCAAGCTTCAACCCGTTTAACCTTGCCTCGAACAATGCCGCGCTTGTTGCCGATATCCTCGACAACATGATCGCGGGACGGGCCGAGGACCGGCTGCTCAACGGCCGCCTGATCGCGGAAGGCAAGCTGCTCGAACTGCCCGGCGGCGATGTCCGCGTCGCCATGGGCTACGAGTTCATGAACGACAAGCTGACGAAGCGCTTCGGCAGCGACATCCGCATCGGTACGCTCGGCAGCGTTGCTCCCAACACCTACAGCCGCGACGTCCACTCGCTGTTCGGTGAAATGGTGCTGCCGGTGCTCAGCGACGGCAACGGCGGCTCGATGCTGACCCTGTCGGCGCAGGGCCGTTACGATCACTACAGCGACTTCGGCTCGACCTTCAATCCGAAGATCGGTGCCACGCTGAAGCCGGCCAGCTGGCTGACGATCCGCGGCAACTGGGGCACCTCGTTCACCGCGCCGACCCCGCTTGACCAGCTGGGTTCGCTGTCGGGTTCGATCAGCCTGTTCCCCTTCGTGCCCTTCGTGAAGCCGGGCACGACGACTCTGCCGGGCACCAACAACGCCATCGCCTTCCAGGGTTCGCAGCCGAACCTGAAGCCGCAGGAAGCCGATACCTGGTCGATCGGCCTCGATATCGAGCCGATGGACGGGCTGCGCGTCAGCGCCAACTACTACAACGTGAAGTTCACCAACATCCTCGGCACGCCGACGCCGGGCACCGGTATCTTCGCCGAGTTCCCCAGCAACGTCGCCTATGACGTCAACGGGCTGACCTCGTCGCAGATCAATGCCTTCTTCGGCACCCTGGCTCCGGCACTGCAGACGCAGCTGACGGCCGCAATCGCTGCCGCCGGCGGCGGGCGCATCGTCGAACTGGTCGACTTCCGCGTCGGCAACTTCGGCGTGCTCAAGGTCGAAGGCATCGACTTCGCGCTGAACTATGCCCACAAGACCGACTGGGGCGGCTTCGACATGGGCATGAACTTCAATGCCCCGCTCAAGCGCGTCCAGCAGGCGAGCCCGACCGCAGCCGAATCCAACCAGCTGCAGCGCGATACCTCCAAGCTGCAACTGCAGTTGGTTGCCGGCCTCGACGTGGGCAAGTTCCGCGCCCAGGCTACCTGGAACCACAGCAAGGGCTATCCGATCACCCCGACCACTGCGGTTGTGCCGCAGTCGCGGGTGGACTCGTTCAACACGCTAAACCTGTTCTTCAAGTATGACGTGCCGGGCGACGGGATGTTCAAGGACCTGAGCTTCACGCTCAACGTCAACAACGTCACCGATGCCGAACCGCCGGTCCTGCGCCGCAATGGCCAGAACGAAAACGGCTTCGCCAACGGCTTCACGCTGGGACGCATGTTCGTTCTGGGCGCATCGAAAAAATTCTGA
- a CDS encoding ABC transporter permease: MNRPLKLLPIGAREGRGRAELVPQARLSGPIPWVIAIMVMLTVIAAAGGLALRKLASVAQNELKGGITVQIVEARSDVRDVQARQAVAVLRALPGVKSVTPVPQEQVDALVEPWLGGEVGEAGIPVPALIDARLSGPVSRNTLEDLRSAMRQKVPSARIDAQSSWLGPVFGALSSLQWLALALVLLLALATIAAVLLATRSALGSNRETIEIVHLLGGTDSQIARIFQRSTGLAALEGGIAGFAAAVIVVMLLGQQFAGLGAGLISSGGLGWVEWLMLALVPLAGVALATLTARLTVLRSLARML; this comes from the coding sequence ATGAACCGGCCGCTCAAGCTTTTGCCGATCGGCGCGCGCGAAGGGCGTGGACGGGCGGAACTGGTGCCGCAGGCGCGGCTTTCCGGGCCGATCCCCTGGGTCATCGCGATAATGGTGATGCTGACGGTGATCGCGGCAGCGGGCGGGCTGGCCCTGCGCAAGCTCGCATCGGTGGCGCAGAACGAGCTCAAGGGCGGGATCACCGTCCAGATCGTCGAGGCGCGCTCGGACGTGCGCGATGTCCAGGCGCGGCAGGCTGTTGCCGTGCTGCGCGCCCTGCCGGGGGTGAAGTCGGTAACGCCGGTGCCGCAGGAACAGGTCGATGCGCTGGTCGAACCCTGGCTGGGCGGCGAAGTGGGCGAGGCGGGCATTCCCGTGCCGGCGCTGATTGACGCGCGACTTTCGGGACCAGTATCGCGCAACACGCTGGAAGACCTGCGCAGCGCCATGCGCCAGAAGGTGCCGTCCGCGCGGATCGATGCCCAGTCAAGCTGGCTGGGGCCGGTGTTCGGGGCGCTATCCTCGTTGCAGTGGCTGGCGTTGGCGCTGGTCCTGCTGCTGGCGCTGGCGACGATTGCGGCGGTGCTGCTGGCAACGCGATCGGCGCTGGGATCGAACCGCGAGACCATCGAGATCGTCCACCTGCTGGGCGGGACGGACAGCCAGATTGCCCGGATTTTCCAGCGCTCCACCGGCCTTGCCGCACTGGAAGGCGGCATCGCCGGCTTTGCCGCTGCCGTGATCGTCGTCATGCTGCTGGGCCAGCAATTCGCCGGGCTGGGCGCGGGGCTGATCTCCAGTGGCGGGCTGGGCTGGGTCGAATGGTTGATGCTGGCGCTGGTTCCGCTTGCCGGAGTGGCGCTGGCCACGCTAACGGCGCGGCTTACCGTGCTGCGTTCGCTGGCAAGGATGCTATAG
- a CDS encoding YdcF family protein produces MTRLSRLAASALLAYLLGFLWFAFVPPAPAGAQKTDAIVVLTGGEGRIGRALKMQAKGYSRRIFVAGVDKKVRPREFAAEYGVSGGTMACCVVLDFKSVDTISNASEAAFWIAANKVKSVRLVTSDWHMRRAALELSRIAPNELTIVRDAVPSAPSFETLVLEYNKFLARYVASFAGA; encoded by the coding sequence ATGACTCGCCTGAGCCGCCTTGCCGCAAGCGCGCTGCTTGCCTACCTCCTCGGGTTCCTGTGGTTTGCCTTTGTGCCGCCGGCGCCGGCGGGCGCGCAGAAGACCGATGCCATCGTCGTGCTTACCGGGGGCGAGGGCCGCATCGGCCGCGCGCTGAAAATGCAGGCCAAGGGCTATTCGCGCCGGATCTTCGTCGCAGGGGTGGACAAGAAGGTGCGCCCGCGCGAATTCGCCGCCGAATACGGTGTCAGCGGCGGCACCATGGCCTGCTGCGTGGTGCTCGATTTCAAGTCGGTCGACACGATCAGCAACGCCAGCGAAGCAGCGTTCTGGATCGCGGCGAACAAGGTGAAGTCGGTCCGGCTGGTCACGTCCGACTGGCACATGCGCCGTGCCGCGCTCGAGCTGAGCCGGATTGCGCCCAATGAGCTGACCATCGTGCGCGATGCCGTTCCCTCTGCCCCCAGTTTCGAAACCCTGGTGCTGGAATACAACAAGTTCCTCGCCCGCTATGTCGCGAGCTTCGCCGGCGCATGA
- a CDS encoding NRAMP family divalent metal transporter, with the protein MKRRNLFDVLGPGLVTGAADDDPSGVGTYSQVGAQFGYSMGWTLVFGFPLLASIQSVCAQIGATTGMGIAQNLRQHYPRALLQAVVVLLLVANIINLGANLGAMAAALALLLPGPIMAYVVGFGVLCVFLEVWLSYAAYARVLKWATLSLFAYVGVVFVADVPLWQALKGMVVPSFTFDREHAMALVAIFGTTISPYLFFWQAGQEVEEQHRRHVKPLMVSPRRAGAELKRIRTDTLVGMGFSHLVALFIVVATAATLHAHGVRDIESAAQAANALRPIAGDLAFALFALGIIGTGLLAVPILAGSAAYAVSETFGWTVGLDRKPREAKAFYGMIALATMGGVALNLAAIDPMKALYWAAVVNGLLAPPLMVVTMLIAQNRKAMGRLTISRRLAIGGWLSTAVMALVAAVFLLS; encoded by the coding sequence GTGAAGCGCCGCAACCTGTTCGACGTCCTCGGCCCCGGGCTGGTGACGGGGGCGGCGGACGACGATCCCTCCGGCGTCGGCACTTACAGCCAGGTCGGCGCGCAGTTCGGCTATTCGATGGGCTGGACGCTGGTGTTCGGCTTTCCGCTGCTCGCCTCGATCCAGTCGGTCTGCGCGCAGATCGGCGCCACCACCGGCATGGGCATCGCCCAGAACCTGCGCCAGCACTATCCGCGCGCCCTGCTGCAGGCCGTCGTGGTGCTGCTGCTGGTGGCCAACATCATCAACCTGGGTGCCAATCTGGGAGCCATGGCGGCGGCGCTTGCCCTGCTGCTGCCCGGGCCGATCATGGCCTATGTCGTCGGCTTCGGAGTGCTCTGCGTATTCCTTGAAGTGTGGTTGAGCTATGCTGCCTATGCCCGGGTGCTCAAGTGGGCAACGCTTTCGCTGTTCGCCTATGTCGGCGTGGTTTTCGTCGCCGATGTTCCGCTGTGGCAGGCGCTCAAGGGCATGGTGGTGCCCAGTTTCACCTTCGATCGCGAACACGCGATGGCGCTGGTCGCCATCTTCGGCACCACGATCAGCCCCTACCTGTTCTTCTGGCAGGCCGGGCAGGAAGTGGAAGAGCAGCACCGCCGCCACGTGAAGCCGCTGATGGTCAGCCCGCGCCGGGCCGGGGCCGAGCTCAAGCGCATCCGCACCGATACCCTGGTCGGCATGGGCTTTTCGCACCTGGTCGCCCTGTTCATCGTCGTCGCCACCGCGGCAACGCTCCACGCGCATGGCGTGCGTGATATCGAAAGCGCGGCGCAGGCGGCCAATGCCCTGCGCCCGATCGCGGGAGACCTTGCCTTTGCCCTCTTTGCGCTGGGCATCATCGGCACTGGCCTGCTTGCCGTGCCGATCCTGGCGGGCAGCGCCGCCTATGCGGTGAGCGAAACCTTCGGCTGGACCGTGGGGCTCGACCGCAAACCGCGCGAGGCCAAGGCCTTTTACGGAATGATCGCGCTGGCCACCATGGGCGGGGTCGCGCTCAACCTTGCTGCGATCGACCCGATGAAGGCGCTGTACTGGGCAGCCGTGGTCAACGGCCTGCTCGCCCCGCCGCTGATGGTGGTGACCATGCTGATCGCACAGAACCGAAAGGCCATGGGCCGGCTGACCATCTCGCGCCGCCTTGCCATCGGGGGCTGGCTTTCCACCGCCGTCATGGCGCTGGTCGCCGCGGTCTTCCTGCTCAGTTGA
- a CDS encoding TetR/AcrR family transcriptional regulator: MTTITRQRRGRPSKADVARIDRQILDAAWNTFLELGFEGATIELIAERAGVTKTTLYLRHADKTVLLHATVTDRMKTWSVQYDRYEWFRGTSLEERLVNLGTRLLHAAGNPELLATTRLTQGTVGEAGRIARELDRFIREPMIEELAVDIAECALAEGIAVRDPKAIARFFIGMLESMIDRHAPDYDDPERHAALSRQVVAILFRGQSEW, encoded by the coding sequence TTGACCACAATCACGCGCCAGCGCCGGGGCAGGCCGAGCAAGGCGGATGTTGCCCGGATCGACCGGCAGATACTCGATGCCGCCTGGAACACTTTCCTTGAGTTGGGGTTCGAGGGGGCGACGATCGAGCTGATCGCCGAAAGGGCGGGCGTTACCAAGACGACACTGTACCTGCGTCATGCGGACAAGACGGTGCTGCTGCATGCCACGGTCACCGACCGGATGAAGACCTGGTCGGTCCAGTATGATCGTTATGAATGGTTCCGCGGCACTTCGCTCGAGGAGCGCCTGGTCAACCTTGGCACCCGCTTGCTCCATGCGGCGGGCAACCCCGAGCTGCTGGCCACCACCAGGCTGACCCAGGGGACTGTTGGCGAGGCCGGCAGGATCGCGCGCGAACTGGATCGCTTCATTCGCGAGCCGATGATCGAGGAACTGGCCGTCGATATCGCCGAATGCGCCCTGGCGGAGGGGATTGCGGTTCGCGACCCCAAGGCCATCGCCCGCTTCTTCATCGGCATGCTGGAAAGCATGATTGACCGGCACGCGCCGGACTATGACGATCCGGAGCGGCACGCCGCGCTGTCACGCCAGGTCGTGGCCATCCTCTTCAGGGGCCAGAGCGAATGGTAG
- a CDS encoding 1-acyl-sn-glycerol-3-phosphate acyltransferase → MIPIGAALRSLAFYLAFYLGSFLLALASVPASYMDRRRMVWLAEGWARWHRWCVVNLLGIRVVVQGEVPQGRVLVAGKHESFFEAIDLPNLLNRPVPFAKSELLDIPLWGKVGVAYGMVRVERSEGAKALRAMMQSARAFGQEGRPLVIFPEGTRVPHGECPPLRSGFAGIYKLLNLPVVPMSVDSGRFYHRWIKRKGTITIHFGETIPAGLPREDIEERVRVAINALNREAR, encoded by the coding sequence ATGATCCCCATCGGCGCTGCGCTGCGCAGCCTTGCCTTTTACCTGGCCTTCTATCTCGGCAGCTTTTTGCTGGCCCTGGCCTCTGTCCCGGCGAGCTACATGGACCGCCGCCGCATGGTCTGGCTGGCAGAGGGCTGGGCGCGCTGGCACCGCTGGTGCGTGGTGAACCTGCTGGGCATCCGCGTGGTCGTGCAGGGCGAAGTGCCGCAGGGCCGGGTCCTGGTGGCGGGCAAGCACGAAAGCTTCTTCGAGGCGATCGACCTGCCCAACCTGCTTAACCGCCCCGTGCCATTCGCCAAATCGGAGCTGCTCGACATCCCGCTGTGGGGCAAGGTCGGTGTGGCCTATGGCATGGTCCGGGTCGAACGCAGCGAGGGCGCCAAGGCCCTGCGCGCGATGATGCAGTCGGCCCGCGCCTTCGGCCAGGAAGGCCGCCCGCTGGTGATCTTCCCCGAAGGCACGCGGGTGCCGCACGGGGAATGCCCGCCGCTGCGCTCGGGCTTTGCCGGCATCTACAAGCTGCTGAACCTGCCGGTCGTGCCGATGTCGGTCGATAGCGGGCGGTTCTATCACCGCTGGATCAAGCGCAAGGGAACGATCACCATCCACTTTGGCGAAACCATCCCGGCCGGGCTCCCGCGCGAGGATATCGAGGAACGCGTGCGCGTGGCAATCAACGCGCTCAACCGGGAAGCCCGGTGA
- a CDS encoding MotA/TolQ/ExbB proton channel family protein, which produces MVFELLAKAAEAAPQNKFGFWEALEQGGAIAYGTVIILGVMSFGSFFILITKWVDQNKILKQYQGLGNFWRAASLKEGAAKLDKNSAWRQIVDDGLAAEEAHGKMTDALEAHDWLHGSLARSESSINARLAAGLPFLATVGATSPFVGLFGTVVGIYRALVAIGIAGSASIDKVAGPVGEALIMTALGLLVAVPAVLAYNYLQARNKRIAELLSGFSTDVLAYINSKGAVRPATVAAKPAAAAAKPAPAAPAKS; this is translated from the coding sequence ATGGTTTTTGAACTTCTCGCCAAGGCTGCAGAAGCCGCGCCGCAGAACAAGTTCGGCTTCTGGGAAGCCCTTGAGCAGGGCGGCGCCATTGCATACGGCACCGTCATCATCCTCGGCGTCATGTCGTTCGGATCGTTCTTCATCCTGATCACCAAGTGGGTCGACCAGAACAAGATCCTCAAGCAGTACCAGGGCCTGGGCAACTTCTGGCGCGCTGCGTCGCTCAAGGAAGGCGCCGCCAAGCTCGACAAGAACAGCGCATGGCGCCAGATCGTCGACGACGGCCTTGCCGCCGAGGAAGCTCACGGCAAGATGACCGATGCCCTTGAAGCCCATGACTGGCTGCACGGCTCGCTCGCCCGCTCGGAATCGTCGATCAACGCCCGCCTCGCTGCCGGCCTGCCGTTCCTCGCCACCGTCGGTGCAACCTCACCGTTCGTTGGTCTGTTCGGTACCGTCGTCGGCATCTACCGCGCGCTCGTCGCCATCGGCATCGCCGGTTCGGCCTCGATCGACAAGGTTGCCGGCCCGGTCGGTGAAGCTCTGATCATGACCGCGCTCGGCCTGCTCGTCGCCGTTCCGGCCGTGCTCGCCTACAACTACCTCCAGGCTCGCAACAAGCGCATCGCCGAACTGCTCTCGGGCTTCTCGACCGACGTGCTGGCCTACATCAACTCGAAGGGCGCCGTGCGTCCGGCCACTGTGGCTGCCAAGCCGGCCGCTGCAGCTGCCAAGCCCGCTCCGGCTGCTCCGGCCAAGAGCTGA
- a CDS encoding homoserine dehydrogenase codes for MAEPLRIALAGLGTVGAGVIRLVEANAELIARRAGRPLQIVAISARDRSKKRGVDISPYTWEDDMVILGERADVDVVVELVGGSDGSALACARTTIEAGKALVTANKAMIAHHGLELASKAEAARVPLKFEAAVAGGIPVIKGLREGAAANEFERVYGILNGTCNYILSTMEDTGRDFGDVLSEAQAKGFAEADPAFDIEGTDAAHKLSILASIAFGTQVDFRAVETTGITRILAADIAQARTLGYVIRLIGMAETDSNGDGVPRLFQRVQPHLVPVDHPLAHVDGATNAVVAEGNFSGRLLFQGAGAGDGPTASAVVADLIDIARGEAGPAFSVPVEELEKMEAAQTGHRRSRSYVRFLVADRPGVLAEITAAMRDAGVSIESLIQKGRADSEGEVLVSLVTHEGPESAVSEALRLLEGSASLTQPPLVMHILSA; via the coding sequence ATGGCTGAACCGCTTCGTATCGCATTGGCAGGGCTGGGCACGGTGGGGGCAGGCGTGATTCGCCTGGTCGAGGCCAATGCCGAACTGATCGCCCGCCGCGCCGGGCGGCCGTTGCAGATCGTCGCGATCTCCGCGCGCGACCGCTCGAAGAAGCGCGGTGTCGATATCTCTCCCTATACCTGGGAAGACGACATGGTGATCCTCGGCGAGCGGGCCGATGTCGATGTGGTTGTCGAACTGGTCGGCGGGTCGGACGGATCGGCGCTGGCCTGCGCGCGCACCACGATCGAGGCGGGCAAGGCGCTGGTCACCGCCAACAAAGCAATGATCGCGCACCACGGCCTGGAGCTGGCCAGCAAGGCCGAGGCGGCCAGGGTGCCGCTGAAGTTCGAAGCGGCGGTTGCCGGCGGCATCCCGGTGATCAAGGGCCTGCGCGAAGGCGCTGCCGCCAACGAGTTTGAGCGGGTTTACGGCATCCTCAACGGCACCTGCAATTACATCCTCTCCACCATGGAAGACACCGGGCGCGACTTTGGCGACGTGCTGTCCGAGGCCCAGGCCAAGGGCTTTGCTGAGGCCGATCCCGCCTTCGATATCGAGGGCACTGACGCCGCCCACAAGCTGTCGATCCTGGCCTCGATCGCCTTCGGAACGCAGGTCGATTTCCGCGCTGTGGAGACCACCGGCATCACGCGCATCCTGGCTGCCGACATCGCCCAGGCCCGGACGCTCGGCTATGTTATCCGGCTCATCGGCATGGCCGAGACCGACAGCAACGGCGATGGCGTGCCGCGCCTGTTCCAGCGTGTGCAGCCGCACCTCGTGCCGGTCGATCACCCGCTGGCCCATGTCGACGGTGCGACCAACGCCGTCGTGGCAGAGGGCAACTTCTCGGGCCGCCTGCTGTTCCAGGGCGCCGGCGCCGGTGACGGACCGACCGCCAGCGCGGTCGTCGCCGACCTCATCGACATCGCCCGTGGCGAAGCAGGCCCGGCCTTCTCCGTCCCGGTCGAGGAGCTGGAAAAGATGGAAGCGGCGCAGACCGGCCATCGCCGCAGCCGCAGCTATGTCCGTTTCCTCGTGGCCGACCGCCCGGGCGTCCTGGCCGAAATCACCGCCGCCATGCGCGATGCCGGGGTCTCGATCGAAAGCCTGATCCAGAAGGGCCGCGCCGATTCGGAAGGCGAGGTGCTGGTATCGCTGGTCACCCACGAAGGCCCCGAAAGCGCGGTCAGCGAAGCGCTGCGCCTGCTCGAAGGCTCCGCCAGCCTGACGCAGCCGCCGCTGGTGATGCACATCCTTTCAGCCTGA
- a CDS encoding energy transducer TonB — protein sequence MAYADQQVSGNRITAFIVVALLHVLVGWLLVSGLAYEGFQKVVKKVTTIDIKKDEPKKDEPPPPPPKKVTPPPITVPPTKMPPMTPPPFTAPPPPPQAPPPPPPPVLAPEPPPAAPRVQPKAAVPKGNPGSWATTNDYPSAALREERQGTTRFRVSVGPDGRVTDCTVTGSSGHPDLDAVACSKIKARARFTPATDGEGQPTTGSYSNAIRWVIPKD from the coding sequence ATGGCTTACGCTGACCAACAGGTATCCGGAAACCGGATTACCGCATTCATCGTTGTCGCCCTTCTGCACGTCCTCGTTGGCTGGTTGCTTGTCAGCGGCCTTGCCTATGAAGGCTTCCAGAAGGTTGTGAAAAAGGTCACAACGATCGACATCAAGAAGGATGAACCGAAGAAGGATGAACCGCCGCCGCCGCCGCCCAAGAAGGTGACGCCGCCGCCGATCACGGTTCCGCCGACCAAGATGCCGCCGATGACGCCGCCGCCGTTCACGGCGCCGCCGCCGCCGCCGCAGGCTCCGCCGCCACCCCCGCCGCCGGTTCTCGCGCCCGAGCCGCCGCCAGCTGCTCCGCGCGTGCAGCCCAAGGCTGCCGTGCCGAAGGGCAACCCCGGTTCGTGGGCGACCACCAACGACTATCCTTCGGCCGCGCTGCGCGAAGAACGCCAGGGTACGACCCGGTTCCGCGTCTCGGTCGGCCCGGACGGTCGCGTGACGGATTGCACCGTCACCGGTTCGAGCGGACATCCCGATCTCGACGCCGTGGCTTGCTCCAAGATCAAGGCCCGCGCCCGCTTCACGCCGGCAACGGACGGAGAAGGCCAGCCGACGACGGGTTCGTATTCGAACGCGATCCGCTGGGTTATCCCGAAGGACTGA